The Thioalkalivibrio thiocyanodenitrificans ARhD 1 nucleotide sequence GACAGGTCCGTCAGCACGGTATTGAAGCGTGCCACGGCGTGAAAAAGCTCCGCCATGTAGTCATGGGGCTCGATCTGGATCGTGTAGGGATTCCAGTCGAGCCCGAGGCCCGTGACAAAGGCCTCGGCGAACGCGGGCCAGTCCACCTCCGGGTAGGCGCAGAGATGGGCATTGTAGTTGCCGACCGCGCCATTGATCTTGCCCAGGAGCGCCACGCCTGCCACCTGGTCGCGCTGGCGCCCGAGGCGATGCACCACGTTGGCCATCTCCTTGCCCAGCGTGGTGGGCGAGGCGGGCTGACCATGGGTGCGTGACAGCATGGGCTGATCCGCGTACTCGTGCGCGAGCCGCTTCAGGGCATCGATCAGCTCGTCCATCTGCGGCAACAGCACCTCGCTGCGACCGTCGCGCAGCATGAGCGCATAGGACAGATTGTTGATGTCCTCGGAGGTGCAGGCGAAGTGCATGAACTCGGAGACGGCCTCCAGTTCCGCGTTGCCGGCGATCTTTTCCTTGAGGAAGTACTCCACGGCCTTCACGTCATGATTGGTCGTGCGCTCGATGTTCTTGACCCGGCGGGCATCCTCCTCGCTGAAGCCGGTGACGATGCCGTCCAGCACATTGGCCGCGTGCACACTCAGCGCCGGGACCTCGGCGATCGCCTGGTGGTCCGCCAGCGCCTTCAGCCAGGCCACTTCCACCTGCACCCGGTATCGGATCAGTCCGAACTCGCTGAAAAGGGGGCGCAACGCCTCGGTGCGGGCGCCATAGCGACCGTCCACGGGCGAGACGGCGGTCAGAGATGAGAGGTCCATGAACAGACTCCGGATTTCAACGGCCTGAATGCACTGCATTATACTACAGGCCCGAACCCTGCCGGGGCCGATGGAATCGAACCACCCCGGGCCCGGCGGGTCCCTGAGTCCCCCAAACACGAGTGACCCTGGAGGCAGCATGAGCAAGCAAGAGACCCGAACCGAGCGGGACAGCATGGGTACGGTGGAGGTACCGGCCGATGCGCTCTATGGTGCCCAGACCCAGCGCGCGGTGGACAACTTTCCCGTGAGCGGTCTTTCCATGCCGGCGGGTTTTATTCATGCGCTGGGCCATGTCAAGGCCGCCTGCGCCCGGGCCAACGCAGCCCTGGGCGCGCTGGACGCGGACGTGGCCAAAGCCATCGACGACGCCGCGCGCGCGGTGGCCGAAGGAGACCACGACACGCAGTTTCCCGTGGACGTGTTTCAGACCGGCTCGGGCACCAGTTCCAACATGAACGCCAACGAGGTGATCGCCCGCCTGGCGAGCGAACACCTCGGGGCGACAGTACATCCCAATGACCACGTCAACCGCGGCCAGAGTTCCAACGACGTGGTGCCAACGGCCATCCATGTCTCGGCGCGGCTGGCCCTGGTGAACGGTCTGCTGCCGGCCATGGAGCACCTGGCCGCGGTTCTTGAAGGGCGCGCAACGGAACTCAAGGACGTGGTCAAGACGGGGCGCACCCACCTGATGGACGCCATGCCCGTGACCCTGGGCCAGGAGATCGGCGGCTGGGCGCGGCAGATCCGCAGCGGCATCCATCGTCTCGAGCAAAGCGGGGAGGGCCTGCTGGAACTGGCTCTGGGCGGCACCGCCGTGGGTACCGGTGTGAATGCGGAACCGGGGTTCGCCCGGCTGGTGGCGGAGGAACTGCAGCAGACCACGGGCGAGGTCTTTCGCAGCAAACCGGACTTTTTCGAGGGAATGAGTGCCCAGGACACAGCAGTGGAGGTAAGCGGCCAATTGCGCACCGTGGCCGTGAGCCTGATGAAGATCGCCAACGACCTTCGCTGGATGAACTCCGGGCCGCTTGCGGGCCTGGGCGAGATCAGTCTGCCGTCATTGCAGCCGGGCAGCAGCATCATGCCCGGCAAGGTGAATCCGGTGATCCCCGAAGCGGTCGCCATGGTGGCCGCCCAGGTGATGGGCAACGATGCCACGGTGGCCGTTGCCGGCCAGTCCGGCAATTTCCAGCTCAACGTGATGCTGCCCGTGATCGCCCACAACCTGCTGCAGAGCACGGAGCTGCTGGCCAATGCGTCGCGCCTCCTGGCCGACCGGGCGGTGGCCGGGTTCACGGTCAACGAGGCCCGGCTTCGCGAGGCCCTGGACCGCAACCCGATCCTGGTGACTGCGCTCAATCCGATCATCGGCTACGAGCAGGGTGCCGCCATCGCCAAGAAGGCCTACGCCGAGGGGCGCGCGGTCATCGATGTGGCCCTGGAACAGACGGATCTGCCGGAAGCGGAACTGCGCAGACTGCTGGATCCGGGGAAGATGGTCTAGGAAAGTGGGAAGTGGGAATTGGGAAGTACGATTCCCACTTCCAGATTCCCACTTCCCACTTATGCCGTGGCTGTCCATCCATTCAGCAATGTGCGGAACTGCTCGAAGGGCAGGGGTTCGCTGTAGAAGTAACCCTGCACGATCTCGCAGCCGAGGCGGCGCAGGAATTCCAGCTGCTCGCGGGTTTCCACGCCCTCGGCCACCACTTCAAGGTGCAGGCTCTTCGCCATGGCGACGATGGCGGTGACGATGGCGGAATCGTCCTTGTCGTCCGGTATGTCACACACGAACGAGCGGTCCACCTTGAGCGTATCGATGGGGAAGTGCTTCAGGTTGTTCAGGGAGGAATAGCCGGTGCCGAAATCATCGATGGCGAGCCGGACGCCCAGGGAGTGAAGCTGCTGGAACATGCCCACCGCGATATCGATGTCCTTCATGATGGTGCTTTCCGTCAGCTCCAGCTCGAGACGTCCGGGATCGGTGCCCGTCTCCTGGATCACCGCGCGATACTGCTCCACCAGATTGCTCTGGCGGAACTGGCGTGCTGACAGATTGATGGAGATGCGGGGGGTCTCCGCACCATCCCGGCCCAGCCGACTAAGGTCCTCGCAGACCTCCTGCAGCACCCACAGGCCCAGTCCTTCGATCAGCCCCGTCTCCTCCGCGATGGCAATGAAATTGGCGGGCGGTTGAATGCCCTTTTCAGGATGACGCCAGCGCAACAGTGCTTCGGCCCCGATCACGCGGCCGGTGTCGAGTTCCACCTGGGGCTGGTAGTAGACCTCGAACTCTTTCCGGGCGAGGGCCTTGACGAGGTCGTTCTCGAGAATAAGCTGGCGATAGGTCTGGGAATTGATCTCCCTGGTGTAGAACCGGAAGCTGTTGCGGCCGCGCTGCTTGGCGTCATACATGGCCGCGTCCGCGTTCTTGATCAGCGTGTCCGCATTCTCGCCGTCATAGGGAAAGACGCTGATGCCCACGCTGCAGGTGAGAAAGACCTGATGCCCCTCGACGTCGTGCTCCCGGCTGATGATGCCGATCAGGTGCTGGACCGCGCGTACCACCAGGTCCAGGGATTCCACGCCATCCAGGATGAGCCCGAACTCGTCGCCGCCCAGGCGCGAGAGGGTGATGCTGGCAGGCTCAAGGTCGAAGCGCCTGGAGATCTCGTCGGTCAGAAAGGTCCTGTGCAGCTCGGTGCCGAGCAGCTTGATGAGCAGGTCCCCGGCCCTGTGGCCCAGAGAGTCGTTGACCCGCTTGAAGTTGTCCAGGTCCAGCAGAATCACGGCCAGGTTGGTGTCCCTGGCGGAACGCCGCGCGATCAACTGTTCCAGCCGGTCCACGAACAACACCCGGTTGGGGAGGTTGGTCAGCAGATCGTGGCTGTACTGGTGCACCAGTTCCTCGGACTGGCGTTCGGTGATCTTCTTGAGTGTGCGCTGCTGCTGGTCCATGAGGCTGTACAGCGCGGCGCTCTCCAGGGCATACGCGGTGTTGAACAGGACGATGGACAGGAGTTTCAGGGCCGCCTCGGTAGTGCCCGCCTGTTCCTCGGACAACCTGCCCGCGAACATGCCGCGAATACGGCTTCGGGTGGAGATCACGTGCAGGATGATGGTGGACTGGCGGTCCCTGGATGGCAGGCAGACCGGATGGTTCTGATTGATGGCCCAGGCAAACATGCCGTTTCGGATAAAGACTTCCACCTCTGCATCGATGCCGGCCTCCGAACCGTCCGGCTGCGCATAGGAGAGATCGAAGCTGGACTCATCATCAACCGTGTAAAAACCGGCCTCGTCGAAGCTGATGATGCGGCTGAGACATTCGTGGGCGTTTCTGAGGATCGACTGGGTGTCGCGATTGCGCTGGTTGTCGCCAAAGATGGCGGTCATGGAACCCAGCACATCCATGGCGTAGCTGTGCCACTGGTTGGTCTTCTCCAGATGTTCGACGCGGCGTTTCATGACTTCCATATCGGGAAGTGCATGATGCCAGGTCTTGGCCACTTCTGATGGCATGGACTTACCCCAGGAAGACCTCGACGGCTTGCCGATAGTGCTGCTCAGTATACCGGATGATCTGCTCCAGTGAAGATTCCGGCAGAGCCAGG carries:
- a CDS encoding class II fumarate hydratase; this translates as MSKQETRTERDSMGTVEVPADALYGAQTQRAVDNFPVSGLSMPAGFIHALGHVKAACARANAALGALDADVAKAIDDAARAVAEGDHDTQFPVDVFQTGSGTSSNMNANEVIARLASEHLGATVHPNDHVNRGQSSNDVVPTAIHVSARLALVNGLLPAMEHLAAVLEGRATELKDVVKTGRTHLMDAMPVTLGQEIGGWARQIRSGIHRLEQSGEGLLELALGGTAVGTGVNAEPGFARLVAEELQQTTGEVFRSKPDFFEGMSAQDTAVEVSGQLRTVAVSLMKIANDLRWMNSGPLAGLGEISLPSLQPGSSIMPGKVNPVIPEAVAMVAAQVMGNDATVAVAGQSGNFQLNVMLPVIAHNLLQSTELLANASRLLADRAVAGFTVNEARLREALDRNPILVTALNPIIGYEQGAAIAKKAYAEGRAVIDVALEQTDLPEAELRRLLDPGKMV
- the purB gene encoding adenylosuccinate lyase; its protein translation is MDLSSLTAVSPVDGRYGARTEALRPLFSEFGLIRYRVQVEVAWLKALADHQAIAEVPALSVHAANVLDGIVTGFSEEDARRVKNIERTTNHDVKAVEYFLKEKIAGNAELEAVSEFMHFACTSEDINNLSYALMLRDGRSEVLLPQMDELIDALKRLAHEYADQPMLSRTHGQPASPTTLGKEMANVVHRLGRQRDQVAGVALLGKINGAVGNYNAHLCAYPEVDWPAFAEAFVTGLGLDWNPYTIQIEPHDYMAELFHAVARFNTVLTDLSRDVWGYIALGYFRQKVVAGEVGSSTMPHKVNPIDFENAEGNLGLANAVLEHLAGKLPVSRWQRDLTDSTVLRNIGMGFAWSSIAYQSALKGISKLEVDAARLAADLDANWEVLAEPIQTVMRRYGIEKPYEKLKELTRGQRVDAAALRAFVDSLDIPEADKARLRDLTPGTYTGNAAEQARRI
- a CDS encoding putative bifunctional diguanylate cyclase/phosphodiesterase → MPSEVAKTWHHALPDMEVMKRRVEHLEKTNQWHSYAMDVLGSMTAIFGDNQRNRDTQSILRNAHECLSRIISFDEAGFYTVDDESSFDLSYAQPDGSEAGIDAEVEVFIRNGMFAWAINQNHPVCLPSRDRQSTIILHVISTRSRIRGMFAGRLSEEQAGTTEAALKLLSIVLFNTAYALESAALYSLMDQQQRTLKKITERQSEELVHQYSHDLLTNLPNRVLFVDRLEQLIARRSARDTNLAVILLDLDNFKRVNDSLGHRAGDLLIKLLGTELHRTFLTDEISRRFDLEPASITLSRLGGDEFGLILDGVESLDLVVRAVQHLIGIISREHDVEGHQVFLTCSVGISVFPYDGENADTLIKNADAAMYDAKQRGRNSFRFYTREINSQTYRQLILENDLVKALARKEFEVYYQPQVELDTGRVIGAEALLRWRHPEKGIQPPANFIAIAEETGLIEGLGLWVLQEVCEDLSRLGRDGAETPRISINLSARQFRQSNLVEQYRAVIQETGTDPGRLELELTESTIMKDIDIAVGMFQQLHSLGVRLAIDDFGTGYSSLNNLKHFPIDTLKVDRSFVCDIPDDKDDSAIVTAIVAMAKSLHLEVVAEGVETREQLEFLRRLGCEIVQGYFYSEPLPFEQFRTLLNGWTATA